One window of the Streptomyces asoensis genome contains the following:
- a CDS encoding protein transporter Sec31 produces the protein MKTRSIERTRLVPHTVDGVTEMVLDTETIEVPAPPRDWDQIVRTAVTIGATLLVTVALVWSTSAIGGLLAMSVVAVIAYAAGVAFDLTWIMCMAVEWLLRSDPERAKAPRRAGRWALAVSMAAVFAHGYVFDQMVVGAVGAAVSALAKGGWTIAMRVHARPLDSRTQQWVAKRRAALDGKLAMIPIQRELQRGEAVLDAERRSLTSDPDRGSADPDCGSDPQSGSASPLPTLAGPMTVKDAVRTARDSGITDPDAVLRYVHKVADANARPDTVGRYLRSA, from the coding sequence GTGAAGACCCGCAGCATCGAGCGGACCCGCCTCGTACCCCACACCGTCGACGGCGTCACCGAGATGGTCCTCGACACCGAGACCATCGAGGTCCCTGCCCCGCCCCGCGACTGGGACCAGATCGTCCGCACCGCCGTCACCATCGGCGCCACCCTCCTCGTCACCGTCGCCCTCGTCTGGAGCACCAGCGCGATCGGCGGACTCCTCGCCATGTCCGTCGTCGCGGTCATCGCCTACGCGGCCGGCGTCGCCTTCGACCTCACATGGATCATGTGCATGGCCGTCGAGTGGCTGCTGCGCTCCGACCCTGAGCGCGCCAAGGCCCCCCGCAGAGCCGGGCGCTGGGCCCTCGCCGTGTCCATGGCCGCAGTCTTTGCGCACGGCTACGTCTTCGACCAGATGGTCGTCGGCGCGGTCGGCGCGGCCGTGTCCGCGCTCGCCAAGGGCGGCTGGACCATCGCCATGCGTGTGCACGCCCGACCCCTCGACTCGCGGACGCAGCAGTGGGTGGCGAAGCGGCGCGCAGCCCTCGACGGGAAGCTCGCGATGATCCCGATCCAGCGGGAGTTGCAGCGCGGCGAGGCCGTCCTCGACGCCGAGCGGCGCTCCCTGACCAGCGATCCGGACCGCGGATCCGCGGATCCGGACTGCGGATCCGATCCGCAGTCCGGATCCGCCAGCCCGCTCCCGACCCTCGCCGGGCCGATGACCGTGAAGGACGCGGTCCGGACTGCCCGGGATTCCGGGATCACCGATCCGGACGCGGTCCTGCGGTACGTCCACAAGGTCGCCGACGCCAACGCCCGCCCGGACACCGTCGGCCGCTACCTCCGGAGCGCGTGA
- a CDS encoding helix-turn-helix domain-containing protein, with the protein MTEEAQRVFDAIDAVKAIADPTERARALGEVLKALPGQNKALKEARQAAVSELLARPGASLRTVGAELNISFSTVQDIVKGYSGSGKNRPKTEASDG; encoded by the coding sequence GTGACCGAGGAGGCGCAGCGGGTGTTCGATGCCATCGACGCTGTCAAGGCGATCGCCGACCCGACCGAGAGAGCGCGAGCCCTCGGCGAGGTGCTGAAGGCTCTGCCGGGGCAGAACAAGGCGCTGAAGGAGGCGCGGCAGGCGGCCGTGAGTGAGCTGCTCGCGCGGCCGGGTGCGTCGCTGCGCACGGTCGGTGCAGAGTTGAACATCAGCTTCAGCACGGTGCAGGACATCGTGAAGGGCTACTCGGGCTCGGGGAAGAACCGGCCGAAGACGGAGGCGTCGGATGGATGA